Proteins from one Penicillium digitatum chromosome 2, complete sequence genomic window:
- a CDS encoding Protein FAM63A: MGLRKQPPPRLKNIDKSSSRLNAHSPKSPSSASSHRPTRLNRFSSEDSIYSPDLNTSPAFDLMPLEEAQRSPVGSPTHQPPNSWPENNGRINDGSSGQYSQNEAYKELADTSGHYVPPTLMDLTGELPVQLQSNNPFLKPRPAEHVQDLLDRNEWGRNSHATSNSDALSQSEGYIPMTARLSLLDEPEQESQWAEASLPYSHSEQRLMSGRHRLDDNSPWGSQQSIKVSAPQEIYLQGVQSTPYISAVAVQPFDLSDGKNHAHAQYLPPSNSGRLDSDPGITNLSVALSSGTSITSPELIDLGLLGVAGNLGVDTWSHAASSVHSEPAAYEERSLPGNQDLASSVVQQPQQPQASPVLSAAETARQKKQRSETYTIRHIRWTSQSGQLLESPILVQNQNGPCPLLALINALVLRANPKARPPIIRALSTREQISLGLLIEAMFEELTTCLGPDEEFPDIEALTQFLTMLHTGMNVNPRLTMESIEGFGTFLENNDLRLYSTFGIPLIHGWLASWSSPTHAAMSRTGQYYEDIQMLPFRRQEFEERVARGEALEPEEENIMADIQSIQQFVEHENATQLSPFGLTQLSTKLAPGSVSILFRNDHFSTLYKHPQSHQLYTLVTDAGYAGHAEVVWECLVDVTGFNTEYYSGDFRPVGAGPSVPSGPGPASPRTLIEPATRLESANEASTSPEPTQEQSDADYAYALSLQFQEEERRENARNEQAHDRRTSAPSNSSNQPLPSPCLSNVPNRSSSVASALVSQPRPQPQRGPDIEDPNAPPPPYEQAASGPRYSPPERRSYGNSSGNQYPGNRNSRIRTPQNSHRSRPSMRAGDHNGPETERNKECTVM, translated from the exons ATGGGCCTGCGCAAACAGCCCCCACCGCGTCTAAAGAACATTGACAAGTCAAGTTCTCGATTGAACGCACACTCGCCCAAATCACCCAGCTCTGCGTCTTCCCACCGCCCGACTCGCTTGAATCGATTTTCTTCTGAAGACTCCATCTACTCCCCCGACCTTAACACTTCACCTGCGTTTGACCTGATGCCACTTGAAGAGGCACAGCGGTCGCCAGTGGGGTCACCCACCCACCAGCCACCGAACTCCTGGCCAGAAAATAACGGAAGGATAAACGATGGCAGCTCCGGCCAGTATAGTCAGAATGAGGCATACAAGGAACTTGCAGATACAAGCGGGCACTATGTTCCACCTACATTGATG GATTTGACTGGAGAGCTACCGGTACAGCTACAGTCGAATAATCCATTCTTAAAGCCTAGGCCGGCAGAGCATGTTCAAGATCTCTTGGATCGGAATGAGTGGGGCCGTAATTCACATGCGACTTCTAACAGTGACGCATTGAGCCAAT CCGAAGGTTATATTCCGATGACTGCACGGCTCTCTCTTTTAGATGAGCCCGAACAAGAATCACAATGGGCCGAGGCTTCTCTTCCGTATTCTCATTCCGAGCAACGCCTCATGTCAGGCCGTCATCGCCTCGATGACAACTCACCGTGGGGGTCTCAACAGTCCATCAAGGTCTCGGCCCCCCAAGAAATCTACCTTCAAGGAGTGCAGTCAACTCCATATATCTCGGCGGTTGCTGTACAGCCGTTTGACCTGTCAGATGGGAAAAACCATGCCCACGCACAATATCTACCTCCATCAAATTCAGGGAGGCTCGACTCGGATCCTGGAATCACCAACTTATCTGTTGCTCTCTCTAGTGGAACCTCCATCACATCTCCTGAACTTATTGACTTGGGTTTGTTGGGCGTCGCTGGCAATTTGGGGGTCGATACCTGGTCTCATGCTGCGTCTTCTGTGCACTCAGAACCAGCGGCGTACGAAGAAAGGTCATTGCCAGGAAATCAAGACCTCGCATCTTCCGTGGTGCAACAGCCACAACAACCCCAAGCAAGCCCCGTACTATCTGCCGCCGAAACTGCACGACAAAAGAAGCAAAGATCAGAAACCTATACTATTCGACACATCCGATGGACCAGTCAAAGTGGTCAACTACTGGAGTCCCCTATCTTGGTCCAAAATCAGAACGGACCCTGTCCACTGCTGGCTCTTATCAATGCACTGGTGCTGCGAGCGAACCCCAAAGCTCGCCCGCCAATCATTAGAGCTCTGTCAACCCGCGAGCAAATTTCTCTAGGCCTGCTAATCGAGGCGATGTTTGAAGAGCTGACAACATGCCTGGGCCCTGATGAGGAGTTCCCAGATATCGAGGCCCTTACTCAATTTCTGACAATGCTGCATACGGGCATGAATGTGAACCCACGTTTGACAATG GAGTCTATTGAAGGATTTGGCACTTTCCTCGAAAATAATGATCTTCGGCTATATAGCACCTTTGGTATACCATTGATCCATGGCTGGCTAGCCTCTTGGTCCAGTCCTACTCATGCTGCAATGTCACGGACTGGTCAGTATTACGAGGACATTCAAATGTTGCCTTTTCGTAGACAAGAATTTGAGGAACGGGTGGCGCGAGGCGAGGCACTTGAACCCGAGGAAGAGAATATCATGGCAGATATCCAAAGCATTCAACAATTTGTGGAACATGAGAATGCGACACAATTAAGCCCATTTGGCTTGACACAGCTCTCGACTAAACTTGCACCTGGATCTGTCTCCATCCTTTTCCGCAATGACCATTTCTCGACTCTATATAAACACCCGCAATCTCACCAACTTTATACTTTAGTTACTGATGCTGGCTACGCGGGCCATGCCGAAGTGGTTTGGGAATGTCTAGTCGACGTGACAGGGTTTAACACAGAATACTACTCTGGCGACTTTCGCCCCGTGGGCGCTGGGCCCTCGGTCCCATCTGGTCCTGGCCCCGCCAGTCCCCGAACATTGATAGAGCCAGCCACTCGATTGGAAAGTGCAAACGAAGCATCGACCTCCCCCGAGCCGACTCAAGAACAGAGTGATGCAGACTATGCCTATGCGCTCTCACTTCAAttccaagaagaagagcgACGTGAAAATGCTAGGAACGAGCAGGCCCACGATCGTCGGACCTCTGCCCCGAGTAATTCTTCCAATCAACCATTGCCTTCACCTTGTTTGAGCAATGTACCTAATCGATCTTCGAGCGTTGCCAGTGCACTTGTTTCCCAGCCTAGGCCCCAGCCACAGCGTGGGCCTGACATTGAGGACCCAAATGCACCCCCTCCTCCCTATGAACAAGCTGCTAGTGGGCCACGCTATTCGCCCCCTGAAAGAAGGTCATACGGTAATTCTTCAGGAAATCAGTACCCTGGTAACCGGAATTCTCGGATTCGAACTCCACAGAATTCTCACCGATCACGCCCGTCTATGCGTGCAGGGGATCATAACGGACCGGAGACAGAACGGAACAAAGAATGCACAGTGATGTGA
- a CDS encoding XPA produces MSGEQPSTPPSQHKGSSAGQLHRAPMTPEQQRRIEINRMKAKALREKREAEISQAAPNISQPATGAKRSFTSMATSYQPANLRDASSSNRPLDSIKPARNFTSYVDYDFSKMTDTKGGFLTQEDDPFNKQLHVPDGKEVPKPAHMTQREWERHQILQSLKRNREGPFEPGLSVLDDKSQQKTCRECGSREIDWKWEEELKCCICHACKEKHPEKYSLLTKTEAKEDYLLTDPELRDEELLPRLERPNPHKSTWNSMMLYLRYQVEEYAFSDKKWGSTEALDAEFERRESDKKRRREAKFKTKLQELKKRTRVEAYRRNRQGASGGEFGDDLGSGRKHVHQWGRSIDNPETGIGVKTCVECGMEVEELEF; encoded by the exons ATGTCAGGAGAACAGCCCTCAACCCCGCCTTCGCAGCACAAGGGCTCGAGCGCAGGACAGCTTCACCGCGCTCCCATGACTCCAGAACAGCAACGGAGGATA GAAATTAATCGCATGAAAGCTAAAGCTCTTCGGGAGAAACGTGAAGCCGAAATATCTCAAGCCGCTCCAAACATCTCCCAGCCTGCAACAGGCGCCAAGCGCTCGTTCACCTCGATGGCGACATCCTATCAGCCTGCTAATTTGCGCGATGCATCTTCTTCCAATCGCCCACTAGACTCGATTAAACCAGCCCGAAACTTCACCAGCTATGTCGACTACGACTTTAGCAAGATGACCGACACGAAGGGTGGATTTTTGACACAAGAGGATGACCCGTTCAATAAACAACTACACGTGCCGGATGGGAAAGAAGTGCCAAAGCCAGCACACATGACGCAGAGGGAATGGGAACGCCATCAGATACTCCAATCACTTAAGCGAAATCGGGAGGGGCCCTTTGAACCGGGTCTAAGTGTCCTGGATGATAAAAGCCAGCAGAAGACATGTCGTGAATGTGGCAGTCGCGAAATTGATTGGAAATGGGAAGAAGAACTAAAGTGTTGCATCTGTCATGCTTGCAAGGAGAAACACCCAGAGAAATACAGTTTGTTGACCAAGACAGAAGCCAAAGAGGATTATCTCTTGACAGATC CCGAACTCCGAGACGAAGAACTTCTCCCACGGCTCGAGCGTCCGAATCCACATAAATCTACGTGGAACAGCATGATGTTGTATCTACGATACCAGGTCGAAGAATACGCGTTTTCCGACAAGAAATGGGGCTCAACAGAGGCGTTAGATGCTGAATTCGAGCGGCGAGAAAGTGACAAGAAACGGCGACGGGAGGCCAAATTCAAAACTAAGCTGCAGGAGCTGAAGAAACGCACACGTGTGGAGGCCTACCGACGCAATCGTCAAGGTGCTTCGGGCGGAGAGTTTGGCGACGATCTCGGTTCTGGGCGGAAGCATGTTCACCAATGGGGTCGATCCATTGATAACCCAGAAACTGGAATTGGTGTCAAGACGTGTGTAGAATGTGGGATGGAAGTGGAAGAACTCGAGTTCTAG
- a CDS encoding Extracellular endoglucanase, putative, producing MQILLSGALVALAGIAQTAAASAGADCTGIVSAIPSAAPARPVCTGNFSAISAADFVSNLHPGWNLGNTLDAVPNEGSWNNAPVVASTFDTVKAAGFKSVRLPVTWAHHFTGSSPDWTVDPAWLQRVSDVVDMVVTRGLYAIVDVHHDSWIWADITQSGANLTMIEEKFYRLWYQIGTKLACKSSLVAFEPINEPPCNTAADGTELNKLNKIFLQAINDAGGFNSQRVVTLVGGGEDSVKTADWFVAPSGFSNPYAIEFHYYSPYDFIFSAWGKTIWGSDSDKATVRTDFQKLRDAFPNVPLVLGEYDASLTNTEPAARWKYVDFLIKTAASLDISCVLWDSGLDLLDRTTGVWRDPNSLSIITKSNNSTANSLPDSTEDGSATTQSSSAYIFHQYGTAVTAQSLPFIFNGNTLSSISDSTGTTLSGADYSVSGTNIVFTASYLSKHLSATTAPGVVATLTLKFSGGDLSPVIQIVQWNAPTLSSTSAVASSVSGSDLSIPITWRGLPTVASVKALTKSGTYLVDDWTVSLGPLQQARATYSSQYDWDDSHVILTSSAISSVISAGQSTVFTFEFFPRDGGDVNAVNFTLTV from the exons ATGCAAATTCTTCTTTCTGGTGCCCTCGTGGCCCTCGCCGGTATAGCCCAGACAGCTGCTGCCTCGGCGGGAGCTGACTGTACTGGAATAGTCAGTGCAATCCCATCTGCAGCACCGGCGAGACCTGTTTGCACTGGAAATTTTAGTGCAATCTCAGCCGCTGATTTTGTATCTAATTTGCATCCCGGTTGGAATCTTGGAAATACCCTTGATGCTGTCCCCAATGAAGGATCTTGGAATAATGCGCCAGTGGTGGCGTCCACATTTGATACCGTGAAAGCTGCCGGCTTTAAAAGTGTTCGGCTCCCAGTTACCTGGGCTCATCACTTTACCGGAAGCTCACCTGATTGGACGGTTGACCCAGCATGGTTGCAGCGAGTTTCCGATGTGGTTGATATGGTTGTGACCCGTGGGCTCTACGCCATCGTTGATGTGCATCATG ATTCATGGATTTGGGCTGATATAACCCAGTCCGGAGCTAATCTTACCATGATCGAAGAAAAATTCTACCGTCTCTGGTATCAAATTGGAACTAAGTTGGCCTGCAAGTCCAGCCTTGTTGCCTTTGAGCCTATCAATGAGCCTCCATGCAATACTGCAGCTGACGGCACCGAGCTCAACAAACTGAACAAGATCTTCCTCCAGGCTATCAACGATGCTGGTGGGTTCAACTCGCAAAGAGTTGTTACTTTGGTCGGTGGTGGTGAGGATAGCGTCAAGACTGCAGACTGGTTTGTTGCGCCCTCAGGATTCTCGAATCCATATGCTATTGAGTTCCACTACTACAGTCCCT ACGACTTTATTTTCAGCGCTTG GGGAAAAACCATTTGGGGCTCCGATAGTGACAAGGCTACCGTACGGACTGACTTCCAGAAGCTGCGTGACGCTTTCCCCAATGTACCTCTCGTTTTGGGTGAATACGATGCCTCACTCACCAACACTGAGCCCGCTGCTCGATGGAAGTACGTTGACTTCTTGATCAAGACTGCAGCTAGTCTTGACATCTCCTGCGTGCTGTGGGATAGTGGATTGGACCTCTTGGATCGAACCACCGGAGTTTGGCGTGATCCTAACTCACTCTCTATCATCACAAAATCCAACAATTCTACCGCAAATAGCTTGCCAGATAGTACCGAGGACGGGTCTGCAACCACCCAATCATCGTCGGCTTATATTTTCCATCAGTATGGAACAGCTGTGACAGCACAGAGTCTTCCATTTATCTTCAACGGAAACACGCTCTCTTCCATCAGTGACTCTACTGGCACGACATTGTCGGGAGCAGACTACTCTGTCTCGGGTACGAACATAGTCTTCACTGCTTCGTACTTATCCAAGCATCTTTCGGCCACGACAGCACCGGGTGTTGTTGCCACTCTAACCCTGAAATTCTCCGGGGGTGACTTGTCCCCTGTCATCCAAATTGTTCAGTGGAACGCTCCAACTCTGTCATCTACATCGGCAGTGGCCTCATCTGTCTCTGGCTCTGACCTATCAATTCCAATCACCTGGCGTGGACTGCCAACTGTCGCCTCCGTAAAGGCTTTGACCAAGAGTGGAACATATCTGGTCGATGACTGGACAGTATCACTGGGTCCTTTGCAGCAAGCGAGAGCT ACCTACAGCAGCCAGTATGACTGGGACGACTCCCATGTTATCCTCACTTCATCTGCTATTAGCTCTGTCATCTCCGCTGGCCAATCGACCGTGTTCACTTTCGAATTCTTCCCGCGGGATGGTGGTGACGTGAACGCTGTGAATTTTACGTTGACTGTCTGA
- a CDS encoding Thioesterase family protein yields the protein MDTTELEHVRGVWERTKNDSPIYRLLLPDVDIISATRGQMQARLKLTAEHVNSRGTIHGAVSAAIIDWAGGMSIATHGYERTGASIDIHVTYLSTATIGDTLDISAVADRVGKSMAFTSVNISRVVDDEVGPLVSKGSHTKFLPVSKENREPKSRTSFQ from the coding sequence ATGGATACCACTGAACTGGAGCATGTGCGCGGGGTTTGGGAGCGAACCAAAAATGATAGCCCTATTTATCGCCTTCTTCTACCTGATGTTGATATTATTAGTGCAACTCGCGGCCAGATGCAGGCCCGACTTAAGCTCACAGCGGAACATGTCAATTCCAGGGGCACCATTCACGGGGCTGTCTCTGCAGCCATCATCGATTGGGCCGGGGGCATGTCGATAGCCACACATGGATACGAGAGAACAGGTGCAAGCATTGATATCCACGTTACATATCTGTCGACTGCCACCATCGGAGATACTCTGGATATCTCTGCCGTTGCTGATCGGGTGGGGAAGTCAATGGCCTTCACGTCCGTCAACATTTCCCGAGTCGTCGATGATGAAGTGGGTCCCTTGGTTTCGAAGGGTTCACACACAAAGTTCCTGCCTGTCTCCAAGGAGAATCGTGAACCAAAGAGCCGAACCTCATTCCAATGA
- a CDS encoding DNA repair protein rad14: protein MENSARTFNTSLEAKQPFPPLLTEDPTSAEEPEESYEDESITSTGYEEIEVEDDADFQSHYSLEHQSFSDTDSDDSSNIERNHTFHQSSSSLHGPNAFAPPFYNRPPTPLPPSPSLTSLLRPPFSTTTSRPTTPDSSDVETPNDTEAAVAKSARRATTVPRASPKVPTYEYYGFVLYLASSSAFLFYLLWSYLPSPFLHQLGIYYYPNRWWSLAIPAWLVMLLIYIYAALATYNTGYLTLPMHSIENIVDEVANVSVIDGKARRRPGGATKMKPGATSYQIMGPQNRKVNWREIWNEGTDAVMDVPVGGVCEVLYGHDREEDLKNPAAES, encoded by the exons ATGGAGAACTCAGCAAGGACGTTCAATACGTCCTTGGAGGCCAAACAGCCCTTCCCTCCCCTGTTGACCGAAGACCCTACATCCGCGGAAGAACCGGAAGAGAGTTATGAAGACGAGAGTATCACCTCCACCGGATATGAGGAGATTGaggtggaagatgatgcggaCTTCCAGTCGCACTACTCGCTAGAGCATCAATCATTCTCCGATACAGACTCCGATGACTCCTCTAACATTGAGCGGAATCATACATTTCACCAGTCCTCCAGCTCTCTCCATGGCCCCAATGCATTCGCGCCTCCGTTCTACAATCGCCCACCCACCCCTCTACCACCCTCTCCATCACTCacttctcttcttcggccGCCATTTTCGACCACTACATCACGCCCGACTACCCCGGATAGTTCCGATGTAGAAACTCCTAACGATACCGAGGCGGCAGTCGCCAAGTCAGCTCGTCGCGCAACCACCGTCCCGCGCGCCAGCCCCAAGGTGCCTACCTATGAATACTATGGCTTCGTGTTATACCTAGCTTCATCCTCGGCTTTTT TGTTTTATCTCCTATGGTCTTATCTCCCATCCCCTTTCCTGCACCAGCTAGGTATCTACTATTATCCCAACCGTTGGTGGTCGCTGGCAATCCCCGCATGGTTGGTGATGCTACTTATCTACATTTATGCCGCACTCGCCACATATAATACAGGCTACCTTACCTTGCCCATGCACAGCATCGAGAACATTGTTGACGAGGTCGCGAATGTATCGGTGATTGATGGAAAGGCGCGCAGACGTCCCGGTGGTGCTACCAAGATGAAGCCCGGTGCCACCTCCTATCAGATCATGGGCCCCCAAAATCGCAAGGTCAATTGGCGTGAAATTTGGAATGAGGGAACCGACGCCGTCATGGACGTGCCGGTAGGGGGCGTGTGTGAGGTTTTGTATGGCCATGATCGAGAGGAAGACTTGAAAAATCCGGCTGCAGAGTCCTAG
- a CDS encoding Putative DUF221 domain protein yields MSSITDNDTNIGSSRGDASTTSSEIASGLIGGGGSSGSALIMTLLPALAYAIFWVSLFLIFRRTQRRWYAPRSYLPDIHEHQRSPELPSGWVNWLGTFLKIEDNHVLHHSSLDGYLFLRFLRVLAATCLTGCVITWPILLPLHATGGNGNTELDILSFSNIKSPDRYYANVIVACVYFTFVFYVVVRESLYYANLRQAYLNSPAYVSRMSSRTVLFMSVPDSYKNEQKIRQVFGGSIRRIWITSDCSKLQKMVDQRDRLAEKLETAETKLIRRANKVRTQAIKTGELNIDTCLDCESSNPAWSHKVERPMHRLRLFGEKVDSIHWYRAELAKKTEEVSNLQAKHQNGEAKQLSAIFVEFNSQADAQIALQTLSHHQPFHMTPRFTGVSPREVVWSALNLSGWQRIVRRFAVQGFLAAMVIFWSFPAAIVGAISNITYICKLIPFLGFILDLPDFIRGAIEGLLPAAALAALMSLVPIICRICARRAGVPSKARVELFTQSAHFVFQVVQVFLVTTLTSAASAATAQIIKDPLSVKDLLAQNLPKATNFYISYFLLQGLSMSSMALVQIVSALVFKFVTTFFAYSPRRLFQGWAELASLSWGNVFPIFTNMAVIALTYSCIAPLILGFAFLGLYLVYQAYRYNFLFVYEIQVDTKGLVYPRALQHLLTGLYLAEICLIGLCAIKGAVGPVIIMALFMVGNILAHMSLNDALAPLNTFLPRSLDVEEELLQEKEEAVAAINEERRPRAMAFWRWFHPNVYKDYAALRQKVRRDVEGVCYTPEEMRTAYFEPCVASPPPTLWIPRDKWGFSSHEVMETDSIISITDEGAHLNEKNKIVWDKYDPHLPLRELKTLY; encoded by the exons ATGTCAAGTATAACG GATAATGACACAAACATTGGTTCGTCACGAGGTGACGCGTCGACTACCTCCAGTGAAATCGCCAGCGGTCTCATCGGGGGAGGGGGCTCCTCGGGCTCCGCGCTGATCATGACCCTATTACCAGCACTCGCATATGCTATATTTTGGGTCAGCCTCTTTCTGATCTTTCGGCGAACCCAGCGCCGATGGTACGCTCCGAGATCCTACTTACCCGATATACACGAGCATCAACGGAGTCCCGAGTTGCCTTCTGGCTGGGTTAACTGGCTGGGGACATTTTTAAAAATTGAAGACAACCATGTGCTTCACCATTCGTCGCTTGACGGCTATCTTTTCTTGCGATTTTTGCGCGTTCTGGCGGCAACATGCCTGACAGGCTGTGTGATTACATGGCCGATTTTGCTACCCCTCCATGCCACTGGGGGCAATGGCAACACGGAGCTTGATATCCTGAGTTTTAGTAACATCAAGAGCCCTGACAGATACTATGCTAACGTTATAGTGGCATGTGTTTACTTCA CCTTCGTGTTTTATGTCGTGGTCCGAGAAAGCCTGTATTATGCAAATCTTCGCCAGGCCTACCTCAACTCGCCTGCCTATGTCTCTCGAATGTCGTCCCGGACAGTTCTCTTCATGTCAGTTCCAGACTCTTACAAGAACGAACAGAAGATACGACAAGTATTTGGAGGTTCGATCCGTCGAATCTGGATTACCTCCGACTGCTCAAAGTTGCAAAAGATGGTTGATCAACGAGACCGACTAGCCGAGAAGTTGGAAACCGCAGAGACCAAGCTCATTCGACGAGCAAACAAAGTTCGCACTCAGGCAATCAAAACAGGCGAATTGAATATCGATACATGTCTGGACTGCGAATCAAGCAATCCAGCATGGTCTCACAAGGTCGAACGTCCCATGCATCGACTGAGACTATTTGGCGAAAAAGTCGACTCTATCCACTGGTATCGGGCAGAGCTCGCAAAGAAAACCGAAGAAGTATCAAATCTGCAAGCAAAACACCAAAATGGCGAAGCGAAACAGCTCAGTGCAATCTTTGTCGAATTCAACAGCCAGGCCGATGCACAAATCGCCCTACAAACCCTGTCGCATCACCAACCGTTTCATATGACGCCTCGCTTTACTGGAGTGTCGCCCCGCGAAGTGGTATGGTCGGCATTGAATCTTAGCGGGTGGCAAAGAATTGTGAGAAGATTCGCAGTCCAGGGATTTTTGGCAGCAATGGTCATCTTTTGGTCATTCCCTGCGGCAATCGTTGGTGCAATTTCGAACATCACATACATCTGCAAATTGATTCCCTTCCTTGGGTTCATCCTTGACTTGCCCGATTTCATAAGAGGTGCAATTGAGGGTCTTCTGCCTGCCGCAGCTCTAGCGGCTTTGATGTCACTAGTGCCGATCATATGTCGCA TATGTGCTAGACGTGCTGGAGTCCCATCAAAGGCACGAGTTGAGCTGTTCACACAAAGCGCCCACTTTGTCTTTCAAGTGGTCCAAGTGTTCTTGGTTACGACCCTGACATCGGCTGCGTCGGCTGCTACTGCACAAATTATCAAAGATCCTCTCTCAGTCAAAGACCTGCTGGCACAGAACCTACCCAAGGCGACGAATTTCTACATCTCTTATTTCCTGCTGCAGGGATTGAGCATGAGTTCCATGGCCCTTGTTCAAATTGTCAGCGCCTTGGTGTTCAAATTCGTCACCACCTTCTTTGCCTATTCCCCTCGTCGTCTGTTTCAAGGATGGGCCGAACTGGCCAGTCTCAGCTGGGGCAACGTCTTCCCCATCTTCACCAACATGGCTGTAATCG CGTTGACGTATTCATGCATCGCACCTCTGATTTTGGGATTTGCCTTCCTCGGACTTTATCTTGTATACCAAGCCTATCGATATAACTTCCTCTTCGTATATGAAATCCAAGTCGACACAAAGGGGCTAGTCTACCCACGAGCCCTGCAACATTTGTTAACGGGTCTCTACCTGGCTGAGATTTGCTTGATAGGACTTTGCGCCATCAAGGGCGCTGTTGGCCCAGTCATCATCATGGCCCTCTTCATGGTTGGCAACATCCTAGCACACATGTCGCTCAACGATGCACTCGCCCCACTGAATACTTTCTTGCCACGATCCCTCGACGTCGAAGAGGAACTGcttcaagagaaagaagaagcagtGGCAGCGATCAACGAAGAGCGCCGTCCACGCGCAATGGCCTTCTGGAGATGGTTCCATCCGAACGTATATAAAGATTACGCGGCATTGCGTCAAAAGGTTCGCCGTGATGTCGAGGGGGTCTGCTACACACCCGAAGAGATGCGCACAGCATATTTCGAGCCATGTGTagcatcaccaccaccgACTTTGTGGATTCCACGCGATAAGTGGGGGTTCAGTAGCCATGAGGTCATGGAGACAGATTCGATAATCAGTATCACGGATGAGGGTGCGCACTTAAATGAGAAGAACAAAATCGTGTGGGATAAATATGACCCTCATCTTCCTTTGCGGGAATTGAAAACCCTATATTGA